One part of the Sciurus carolinensis chromosome 6, mSciCar1.2, whole genome shotgun sequence genome encodes these proteins:
- the Phax gene encoding phosphorylated adapter RNA export protein, with amino-acid sequence MALEASDMEDGQLSDSDSDMTVAASDRPLQVPKILDGDSAVRSFQSTATAYVPVSHYRTVKSVDSSEESFSDSDEDSSIWKRKRQKCLNPPSKPEPFQFDQNSEKPPVAGGKKVNNIWGAVLQEQNQDAVATELGILGMEGTIDKSRQSETYNYLLAKKLKRESQECTKELDKELDEYMHSSKKMGSREEENGQGHLKRKRPVKDRVGCRLEMNYKGRYEITEEDSQEKVADEISFRLQEPKKDLIARVVRIIGNKKAIELLMETAEVEQNGGLFIMNGSRRRTPGGVFLNLLKNTPSISEEQIKDIFYIENQKEYENKKAARKRRTQVLGKKMKQAIKSLNFQEDDDTSRETFASDTNEALASLDEPQEGHSETKLDAEEAIEVDHSQDLDIF; translated from the exons ATGGCGCTGGAAGCCAGCGACATGGAAGACGGGCAGCTCTCGGACTCGGATTCCGACATGACGGTCGCAGCCAGCGACAGGCCGCTCCAAGTGCCG AAAATACTAGATGGGGACAGTGCTGTGAGGTCCTTCCAAAGCACTGCAACAGCGTATGTACCAGTGTCACATTATCGGACTGTTAAAAGTGTGGATTCAAGTGAAGAGAGTTTTTCTGATTCAGATGAAGATAGCTCTATTTGGAAACGCAAGCGGCAGAAGTGTCTTAACCCTCCTTCCAAACCAGAGCCATTTCAGTTTGACCAGAACAGTGAGAAACCACCTGTTGCTGGGGGAAAGAAGGTTAACAATATATGGGGTGCCGTGCTACAGGAACAGAATCAAGATGCAGTGGCCACTGAACTTGGTATCTTGGGAATGGAGGGCACTATTGACAAAAGCAGACAATCTGAAACCTATAATTATTTGCTTGCTAAGAAACTTAAGAGGGAATCTCAAGAATGTACAAAAGAACTAGACAAAGAACTAGATGAATATATGCATAGCAGCAAAAAAATGGGGTcaagggaagaggaaaatgggCAAGGTCATCTGAAACGGAAACGACCTGTCAAAGACAGAGTAGGGTGCAGACTAGAAATGAACTATAAAGGCCGATATgagatcacagaagaagattcTCAAGAGAAAGTAGCTGATGAAATTTCTTTCAG GTTACAGGAACCAAAGAAAGATCTGATAGCCCGAGTAGTGAGAATAATTGGGAATAAAAAGGCAATTGAACTTCTGATGGAAACTGCAGAAGTCGAACAAAATGGCGGCCTTTTTATAATG AATGGTAGCCGAAGAAGAACACCAGGTGGAGTTTTTCTGAATCTCCTGAAAAACACCCCAAGTATCAGTGAAGAACAAATTAAG gatattttctacattgaaaatcaaaaggaatatgaaaataaaaaagctgcTAGGAAGAGGAGGACACAAGTGTTGGGTAAAAAGATGAAACAAGCTATTAAAAGTCTGAATTTTCAAGAAGATGATGATACATCACGAGAAACTTTTGCAAGTGACACAAATGAGGCCCTGGCCTCTCTTGATGAGCCACAGGAAGGACACAGTGAAACCAAGTTGGATGCAGAGGAGGCCATTGAGGTTGATCATTCCCAGGATTTGGACATCTTTTAA